In a single window of the Acinetobacter tibetensis genome:
- the hisG gene encoding ATP phosphoribosyltransferase, with product MSDMRNDDPNFNVMGNFDHGLTLALSKGRILKETLPLLETAGINLLEDPDKSRKLIFPTTHKQVRILILRASDVPTYVENGAADLGVAGKDVLMEHGAQNVYEPLDLKIANCKLMTAGKVGMERPKGRLKIATKYVNLTRQYYASLGEQVDVIKLYGSMELAPLVGLGDYIVDVVDTGNTLRANGLEPLDEICKVSSRLIVNKASFKRKQALLNPILAQLEIAVEERQKAKQA from the coding sequence ATGAGTGACATGAGAAACGATGATCCTAATTTCAATGTAATGGGCAATTTTGATCATGGTTTAACATTGGCATTAAGTAAGGGGCGTATTCTCAAGGAAACTTTACCCTTACTTGAAACAGCGGGTATCAATTTACTCGAAGATCCAGACAAATCCCGTAAATTGATTTTTCCAACTACACATAAGCAAGTCCGTATTTTAATTTTACGCGCTTCAGATGTGCCGACCTATGTGGAAAATGGTGCAGCAGATTTAGGTGTTGCGGGTAAAGATGTCCTTATGGAACATGGCGCGCAAAATGTCTATGAACCATTGGATCTTAAAATTGCCAACTGTAAATTGATGACCGCAGGCAAGGTTGGCATGGAGCGTCCAAAAGGTCGTCTGAAAATTGCGACCAAGTATGTCAATTTAACGCGTCAATACTATGCCAGCTTAGGTGAGCAAGTCGATGTGATTAAGCTTTATGGATCTATGGAGCTGGCACCTTTAGTTGGTTTAGGTGATTACATTGTCGATGTAGTGGACACAGGTAATACGTTACGTGCCAATGGTTTAGAACCTTTAGACGAAATCTGTAAAGTGTCTTCTCGTTTGATCGTAAACAAAGCCAGTTTTAAGCGTAAACAAGCCTTGTTAAATCCGATTCTTGCACAGTTAGAAATCGCAGTTGAAGAACGTCAAAAAGCAAAACAAGCTTAA
- the hpf gene encoding ribosome hibernation-promoting factor, HPF/YfiA family — protein sequence MQITIRGHHLTITPAIEENIREKFAEMTKHLDQVNSMQVKLSKDHQIDKHSKKGSANHIAEAIIRLPGIELFAQATADDMYTSIKKLTEKLKRQLHKYRELQMEHTPLLA from the coding sequence ATGCAAATAACAATTCGTGGTCATCATTTAACTATCACCCCTGCAATTGAAGAGAATATTCGTGAAAAATTTGCCGAAATGACGAAGCATTTAGATCAAGTCAATAGTATGCAGGTGAAGCTGTCCAAGGATCATCAAATTGATAAACATTCAAAAAAAGGTAGTGCGAACCATATAGCTGAAGCGATTATTCGTTTACCTGGAATTGAATTGTTTGCACAGGCCACGGCAGATGATATGTACACTTCGATTAAAAAATTAACAGAAAAATTAAAACGACAATTACACAAATATCGAGAATTGCAGATGGAGCATACTCCACTTTTAGCTTGA
- a CDS encoding RNA polymerase factor sigma-54, translated as MKLSVGLKVANSLSLTPQLQQAIRLLQLSSLELEQEIQIQLDSNPLLEKVEEQNSVESLSSLEKEHENSDLTNELNADHLPDDLPVDTDWDDVYTHQSTSLGSPEFEEREDNRQGHIGLKEHMLEQINLLHFSQIDRLIAYCIIDSLDDKGFLDVEISEITASVQHLLASMDYDEVIEDDEVIVVLKHIQRLDPIGIGARNLAECLMVQLESLPAQTTYRHEAMILLKHYELLISNELAKLLKQTGLNTDQLKSAVNLLKTLKAHPGLEFEDKDSDYQIPDVVVMKRNHHWQVQLNPDVMPKLRVNSFYASMIRRADQSDENQYLRNQMLEAKNFIKSVDERHKTLLKVASCIVEHQKTFLEIGAEGMKPLVLRDIAEEVELHESTVSRVTTNKYMLTPRGLFELKYFFSSHVGTTSGGEASSTAIRAKIKKMIAEENARKPLSDNAIANMLKDEGIDVARRTVAKYRESLHIPSSSERKVLI; from the coding sequence ATGAAGTTATCGGTTGGACTTAAAGTTGCGAACTCATTGTCGTTGACTCCTCAGTTGCAACAAGCCATTCGTTTGCTTCAATTGTCTAGTTTAGAGTTGGAACAAGAGATTCAAATTCAACTCGACAGTAACCCATTATTAGAAAAAGTAGAAGAACAAAATAGTGTCGAAAGTTTATCAAGCTTAGAAAAAGAGCATGAGAATAGTGATTTAACCAATGAATTAAATGCAGATCATCTACCTGATGATTTACCCGTGGATACGGATTGGGATGATGTTTATACCCACCAATCTACCAGTTTGGGCAGTCCTGAATTTGAGGAACGAGAGGATAACCGCCAAGGTCATATAGGCTTAAAAGAGCATATGCTTGAGCAAATTAATTTGCTTCATTTTTCTCAGATTGATCGTTTGATTGCCTACTGCATTATCGACTCATTGGATGATAAGGGGTTTTTGGATGTCGAAATTTCAGAGATTACGGCATCAGTCCAACACCTTTTAGCATCTATGGATTATGATGAAGTTATAGAAGATGACGAAGTCATTGTGGTTTTAAAACATATCCAACGTCTTGATCCAATTGGAATTGGTGCTAGAAATCTGGCTGAATGTTTAATGGTTCAACTGGAAAGTTTACCTGCTCAAACGACTTATCGTCATGAAGCGATGATTTTGCTTAAACATTATGAGTTGTTGATTTCTAACGAACTTGCAAAGTTACTCAAACAGACAGGGCTAAATACAGATCAACTCAAATCTGCGGTGAATTTATTAAAAACATTGAAAGCACATCCGGGACTTGAGTTTGAAGACAAAGATTCTGATTACCAAATTCCTGATGTTGTGGTCATGAAGCGCAATCATCATTGGCAAGTTCAATTGAATCCTGATGTGATGCCTAAATTAAGAGTAAATTCATTTTATGCCAGCATGATCCGTCGAGCAGATCAAAGTGATGAAAATCAATATTTGCGTAATCAAATGTTGGAAGCCAAGAATTTTATTAAAAGTGTAGATGAACGGCATAAAACCTTATTGAAAGTGGCCTCTTGTATTGTCGAACATCAAAAAACATTTCTTGAGATTGGTGCTGAAGGGATGAAGCCTTTGGTGCTGCGTGATATTGCAGAAGAGGTTGAGTTACATGAGTCAACTGTTTCGCGGGTGACAACCAATAAGTATATGTTGACACCACGTGGGCTATTCGAATTGAAATATTTTTTCTCAAGTCATGTGGGTACAACGTCGGGTGGGGAAGCATCTTCCACAGCAATTCGTGCGAAAATCAAGAAAATGATTGCAGAAGAAAATGCGCGTAAGCCTTTGTCTGATAATGCGATTGCCAATATGTTGAAGGATGAGGGAATTGATGTGGCACGACGTACGGTCGCAAAGTATCGTGAGTCGTTACACATTCCATCTTCTTCTGAGCGAAAAGTCTTGATCTAA
- the murA gene encoding UDP-N-acetylglucosamine 1-carboxyvinyltransferase — protein MDKFLIQGGVKLEGEVRISGAKNAALPLLAAMILADSPIKLTNVPHLKDVNTLVKLIAGLGIQMNYEGDTVTADTSTLDNQFAPYELVRTMRASILVLGPLVARYGSAKVSLPGGCAIGSRPVDQHLKALEALGAEIEVENGYVHAKVDGRLKGGEVVFDMVTVGGTENILMAAALAEGVTTIRNAAREPEITDLAKMLIKMGAKIEGLDTDTLVVTGVESLHGCEYAVVADRIETGSYLAAAAITGGRVKTTHTDPSLMESVLEKFEEMGAEVTRGDDWIELDMLGKRPKAVSFRTLPHPEFPTDMQAQLMAVNVIGRGFATISETIFENRFMHVPELSRMGANIEVEGNDAIVTGVEKLSAAPVMATDLRASFSLVLAALAAEGETLIDRIYHIDRGYEDVEAKLQGLGAQIKRVSA, from the coding sequence ATGGATAAATTTTTGATTCAAGGTGGCGTTAAGCTCGAAGGTGAAGTCCGAATTTCGGGTGCAAAAAATGCAGCATTGCCGTTGCTTGCAGCCATGATCTTGGCGGATTCACCAATCAAATTGACCAATGTACCGCATTTAAAAGATGTAAATACCTTAGTAAAATTGATTGCTGGTTTAGGCATTCAAATGAACTATGAAGGTGATACGGTTACTGCAGATACTTCAACTTTAGACAACCAATTTGCCCCTTATGAATTGGTTAGAACCATGCGCGCTTCAATTTTAGTGCTTGGTCCGTTGGTTGCTCGCTATGGTAGTGCTAAAGTTTCTTTACCGGGCGGTTGTGCAATTGGTTCACGCCCAGTAGACCAACACTTAAAAGCACTTGAAGCATTAGGTGCTGAGATTGAAGTTGAAAATGGTTATGTGCATGCCAAAGTCGATGGTCGCCTAAAAGGTGGAGAAGTCGTTTTTGACATGGTGACTGTGGGTGGAACAGAAAATATTTTAATGGCAGCTGCGCTCGCGGAAGGTGTAACGACTATTCGTAATGCTGCACGTGAACCTGAAATTACCGATCTTGCGAAAATGTTGATCAAGATGGGGGCAAAAATTGAAGGTTTGGATACAGATACGCTTGTTGTAACGGGTGTAGAAAGTCTACATGGTTGTGAATATGCCGTTGTCGCCGATCGTATTGAAACAGGTTCATATTTAGCCGCTGCTGCGATTACAGGTGGCCGTGTCAAGACCACGCATACTGATCCAAGTTTAATGGAGTCGGTACTGGAAAAATTCGAAGAAATGGGCGCGGAAGTGACTCGTGGCGACGATTGGATTGAATTGGATATGTTGGGTAAACGTCCAAAAGCCGTGAGCTTCCGTACACTGCCACATCCTGAGTTTCCAACTGATATGCAAGCTCAGCTTATGGCCGTAAACGTGATTGGTCGTGGTTTTGCGACCATTTCAGAAACGATTTTTGAAAACCGTTTTATGCATGTGCCTGAGTTGTCTCGTATGGGGGCAAATATTGAAGTTGAAGGAAATGATGCAATCGTAACAGGTGTTGAGAAGCTTTCTGCGGCACCCGTGATGGCAACAGATTTACGTGCATCATTCTCTTTGGTCTTGGCCGCATTGGCTGCTGAAGGTGAAACGTTGATTGACCGTATTTATCATATTGATCGCGGTTATGAAGATGTTGAAGCAAAATTACAAGGTTTAGGTGCTCAAATTAAGCGAGTAAGTGCATGA
- a CDS encoding transposase family protein, with product MFLCLSYWWEYRTLFHVATSYGVSEPTASRIVRQVKDTLIQSDLYNLSKDIPEGEGIDWNVIIVDATEISIQRPKKQKKSYSGKKKAQTFKVQVLMYYKTQQILSLYMSKSAVHNFKLFKCDLHLNP from the coding sequence ATTTTTCTCTGCCTGAGCTATTGGTGGGAATACCGAACTTTATTTCACGTTGCAACGAGTTACGGGGTTTCAGAACCAACAGCTTCTAGAATTGTTCGTCAAGTTAAAGATACTTTAATTCAGTCAGATTTGTATAATTTGTCCAAAGATATTCCTGAAGGTGAAGGGATAGACTGGAATGTTATAATCGTAGATGCGACTGAAATTTCAATTCAAAGACCTAAAAAACAGAAGAAAAGCTATAGTGGTAAGAAAAAGGCTCAAACATTTAAGGTACAAGTGCTCATGTACTATAAAACTCAGCAAATACTAAGTTTATACATGAGCAAAAGCGCAGTACATAACTTTAAACTGTTTAAATGCGATCTGCATTTAAACCCCTAA
- the ibaG gene encoding BolA family iron metabolism protein IbaG, whose translation MNSEQLTEILKTAFPEAEVAVSGQAGKFDLRIVDDQFEGKRPVARQQTVYAPLNSYIASGEVHAVTIRAMTKEEWRKASLFGA comes from the coding sequence ATGAATAGTGAACAGCTCACTGAAATTTTAAAAACTGCTTTTCCTGAAGCTGAAGTTGCAGTTAGTGGGCAAGCGGGCAAGTTTGACCTCCGAATTGTTGATGATCAGTTTGAGGGAAAACGTCCTGTTGCACGTCAACAGACTGTTTATGCTCCACTGAACTCTTACATCGCAAGTGGTGAAGTCCATGCTGTGACCATTCGCGCAATGACAAAAGAAGAATGGCGCAAAGCTAGCCTTTTTGGAGCTTAA
- a CDS encoding DUF4272 domain-containing protein has translation MKTPEQRKQASILKLQSQSVPYIDWLPYIEAADEIEPRSAEQIAKRAIACLLVIQAACDLNHDQFDDETQAFIIDLIQKFDVWSELTPKELAIIHREGTTQDVINMIWKYEAYWTLLWALGVVDELNYPADIADCDFAIQAVSSCDSFDGFMAQVKLRDIEALLDEADLIFRYDWACVDARLKDQQAPAGLNASVVLERHGALNWLIQRDGDWDHPDVNT, from the coding sequence ATGAAAACACCAGAACAAAGAAAGCAAGCATCCATTTTAAAATTACAATCACAATCTGTGCCTTATATTGACTGGTTACCTTATATTGAAGCTGCGGATGAGATTGAACCAAGGTCAGCAGAACAAATTGCAAAACGCGCGATCGCATGTCTATTGGTGATTCAGGCTGCCTGTGATCTTAACCATGATCAGTTTGATGATGAAACTCAAGCTTTTATCATAGATCTAATACAGAAATTTGATGTTTGGTCTGAATTGACGCCAAAAGAACTGGCGATCATCCATCGTGAGGGCACGACACAAGATGTGATTAATATGATCTGGAAATATGAAGCCTATTGGACGTTACTTTGGGCACTGGGTGTGGTCGATGAGCTAAATTATCCTGCCGACATTGCAGATTGTGATTTTGCGATTCAGGCAGTTTCTTCATGTGACTCGTTTGATGGATTTATGGCACAAGTAAAACTGAGAGATATTGAAGCATTATTAGATGAAGCGGATTTGATCTTTCGTTATGACTGGGCATGTGTCGATGCTAGACTTAAAGATCAGCAAGCACCAGCGGGTTTAAATGCATCGGTTGTATTAGAGCGGCATGGTGCTTTAAATTGGTTAATACAGCGCGATGGTGATTGGGATCATCCTGATGTGAACACCTAA
- a CDS encoding MlaA family lipoprotein encodes MQHTHYYLCATLLAVSFASTVQANDDLSATASSDTPVNEVAPDASSTTQVSRLESLKELKNVKANDLKVNANAAQPDSIKDPLEALNRETFAFNDFLDRNFARPVAVQYKTKVPDSVRGAYRAFRKNLNEPWNAVNQLVQGRPSRAAKSLGRFTINTVTTLGFADPARRLGLDMEEEGFGTTLGYYSVPSGPYLVLPIIGPSTFRDGFGFAVDGQARPQKYIFADNDGLYWSDQLLRGIDTRAQILDVENVLQGDRYAAIRDIYLQRKNFEIAQKQGLDADNISFVDEEPDDGIDDTQDSDNSPSSE; translated from the coding sequence ATGCAACATACTCACTATTATTTATGTGCGACACTTTTAGCTGTTAGTTTTGCTTCTACTGTTCAAGCAAATGATGATCTATCTGCTACAGCTTCAAGCGACACTCCTGTAAATGAAGTTGCACCTGATGCATCATCTACTACTCAGGTTTCTAGACTTGAGTCATTAAAAGAACTCAAAAATGTAAAAGCAAATGATTTAAAAGTGAATGCAAATGCTGCACAGCCCGATAGCATCAAAGACCCTTTAGAAGCATTAAACCGTGAAACCTTTGCCTTCAATGATTTCTTAGACCGAAATTTTGCTAGACCAGTAGCAGTACAATATAAAACTAAAGTTCCTGACAGTGTCCGTGGTGCTTATCGTGCATTTCGTAAAAACTTAAATGAACCTTGGAATGCCGTAAATCAATTGGTGCAAGGGCGCCCATCACGTGCTGCAAAGTCTTTAGGTCGCTTTACGATTAATACTGTGACAACTTTAGGTTTTGCTGATCCTGCACGACGTTTAGGTCTAGACATGGAAGAAGAAGGCTTTGGCACAACACTTGGTTATTATAGTGTCCCTTCTGGTCCATATTTGGTTTTACCTATTATAGGTCCAAGTACTTTCCGTGATGGATTTGGTTTTGCTGTTGATGGTCAAGCACGCCCACAAAAATACATCTTTGCAGATAACGATGGCTTATATTGGTCAGATCAATTGCTCCGTGGTATTGATACACGCGCCCAAATCCTTGATGTAGAAAATGTATTACAAGGTGACCGTTACGCAGCGATTCGAGATATCTATTTACAACGTAAGAATTTTGAAATTGCGCAAAAGCAAGGGCTTGATGCTGACAATATTTCCTTTGTCGACGAAGAACCTGATGATGGTATTGATGATACGCAAGATTCAGATAACTCACCATCGTCTGAATAA